The DNA segment CTCGTAGTTTATTGCTTTGTGTTGTATTTTTCGAGCTTCTGCCTTTCCTTCCGGGAGTTTTCCGTGTTGAAGGTACAAAATAATTGGAGACATCCAGGACGGATTTCCCATTTCTATGACGCTTACTTGTTTCAGGTGAATGGACGGATTGGATAGTACCTCTATGCGCACTTCCTTTGCTAAGTGTTTAAAGCTAGTAGCAGCTAACTTGCTTAGCGCATCAGCATGtttgttctcgcttctgtttatgtgattgactttgaatgtcTGAAATTGATTGATTAACATTCGCGCTTGCTCAAGGTACAACGCCATAGCCTCGCCCTTTGCGTCATAACGACCGTTAACTTGTTCAGCTACTAGTTTTGAGTCGACGTTAGCTTCAAGGTTTTTTGCTCCCATTTTAAGCGCTAGACGAAGACCTGCTAAAAATGCTTCGTATTCTGCTTCATTGTTGGTACTTTGGAAATCTAAGCGTATGGCATATGTGAGCTCGTGATTATCTGGGCTGACTAATCGGAGACCCGCTCCTGCTCCGTCGTCATTGGAAGCACCATCGGTGTGTAAGGTCCAGACTCTGTCGTCAAAAACAAGCGTCGGGTTCTGGATTGCCTCACATTCTTGTATTTTATCAACGGGAATTTCAGTGGCGAAGTCTGCTAGGACTTGCCCTTTGATTGCTGGTCTTGGTCTGTAAAAAATGTTGTAGCCTCCTAGCTCGATGGCCCATTTAGCTAACCTCCCCGCTATGTCGGGTTTTGACAAGATTTGGCCTAAATGATAATTTGTCAGTACTGTGATGACATGGCATGAAAAATACCTGCGCAAACGTCTGGATGCGTGTACTAGCGCTAGAACCAGTTTTTCTATCATTGAGTAACGAGTTTCAGGGCCAGTGAGCATTTTGCTAATGTAGTAGATTGGAGTCTGGATATTTTCCCGCTCTACCATTAATACTGCGCCTACTGCTACCTCCGCGGCTGACAGATATAAGATTAatggttctttttcttttggcgcAGTCAGCGTTGGTAACTGGATTAAACATTCTTTCATTTGCTTGAATGCTGCTTCCGCTTCAGGTGTCCATTGAAAAGGAGTTTTATTTCCGCAGTTCCATAGCGTACTGATAAATGGATAGGATTTTGCCGCATGATTGGCCAAAaatctgttcagagctgctaaTCGCCCGGCGAGCCTTTGCATTTCCTTGACTGTTGCCGGTGATGGCATTAGCTGAATGGTCTGCACCTTCTTTGGATTAACCTTAAAACCGTCTTTTGTAACTATGAAACCCAaaaactttccttcttccatgccGAAGGAGCATTTTGTCGGGTTCAACTTTAAGTTTACACTCCGTAAAGAATCGAATGTGCGCTGGATATTGTTGAGCATTGTCTCCTCCTCAtggctcatgatgacgaggtcatccatgtatacttcAACAGTTTTGCCAATATCCTCGCTAAAGATTGTGTCCATTAGGCGTTGATACGTTGCGcctgcgttgcgcaacccaaacggcatttttgtgtagcaATATATGCCTTTGTCTGTGCGGAATGCGGTTTTTTCCTCGTCTTCTTCTTTCATCTGGACCTAGTGATAACCCTTATAACAGTCAAGAAAGCATTTCCATCTGAATGATGCTAAAGAATCGACTTTCTTATCTATCTCTGGGAGCGCGTAGCAGTCTCTGGGGCatgctttgttgaggtctttgaagtcgacacacattctccacCCGCCGTTCTGTTTCGGTACCATGACTGGATTGgcaacccatgtatggtatttTACTTTGCGCAAAATTCCCGCATTGAGTAACTCTGTTACTTGCTCGTCCATCGCTTTTGCTTTTTCTTCGCTGAAGCTGCGCCTCCCCTGAACAACAGGTTCTACTGATGGTTTGATGTTTAAACAATGTTGCGCGATATCGCGTGGAACTCCAGTCATGTCGGCTGGGCACCAGGCAAATATATCTTTGTTGTTAGACAACAACTTTTTCAGCTGTATGCGTATTGTTGGCGACATGGCTTGTCCTAGCAGAATCGTTTGCTCTGGGTATTCGCCGTTCagaacccatttctctggttcGTTTGGTGTCGAAGCTTTGACTGCCTTTGCTGGTGGTTCATCGTCTACAGACATGACTTCTTTGCTTGAATAGAGAATTGCGACTCCGGTTTCTGTCGGAAATCCACAAGCGGCATGTGGAATGGAAGTGATCATGCTGAATTCTCTCTGTGATCTTCTCCCGAGCAAAACATCATGGCGTGATGTTGCTAGCATGACCATGAAATTTACTGTAACTGTTCGTGAGTGTTTTTCATCTGATAAGGTCACCGGGAAGGCGATTTGCCCTAACGGGAAAACAGCTTCATTACAGAATCCGGTGAGGGGAAAATCGACCGGTTCTAAACGTGCTTTATCTTCCGGATCGAGCTGTTTAAAGCACTGCTCGTATATGATGTCCATCGAGCTACCTGGATCTATGAACATATAGTCCGTTCGGTAGTGACCGAAAATACCAGTGATAATTACTGGCCGTTCTTCCTGAGGGCCCCTAGGAACAACAGGGAACACAACTTGCTGTTCTCTCCAGTGTTGATCATAGCTTCGCTTATTTGATTTTCGTGACGGTCCTCCTTGAACCATGTGTATTTGTTTCTGATGATTGCTATTTTTGTACTGGCTGGATTGGACGCTCCCCCGAGGTGGGATTACTGAGTCCAATTCTGTAATGTTGATTCTTTCTCCAGATCTGATATTTGGGGAATCAGATCTGGTGATTGTGTTTAAAGCAGTTCGAGATCTGCTAACCCCATGTCATGGGAATCCTTTTATTTGGGAATTATTTCCGACGTTTGGTCGAAGACCAGGCTGTCGGTGAGaagatgaattttctgccatgtgcaaaaacagaaaaatgagatgaactgaatcgaaacgagatagaaactagaaaaactgagaaaacggtgggcgccaatgaagaaacactagataaatggtcggaaccgagatatctagggggtttgaatccgcataaaaggttagttctctctcgATTGATTCAGTTGCAGCCGAACTCCTTCTCCGGTgatttctgcaaaacagagcactgttagcctcgtcaaggggagaagagggttctctccttgacccgactccggtgtgagaataagtattggtaacgGAGAAGATAAGTATTTGAGTAGTGAAATGAGATCTGGGTTTATACCTGAagagttctcctatttataaccgggaatttgggagggaaaatctgttattgaaaagatgacggaagatgctaacgccgtagcggttatttttccttccgttaagtccttttaatctttgttaagttgctttgatcctgatgtgaatgcacacggatcgtgacttGATCTATggttggggaattgccacgtggaaagtggtttaAGTGGAGATCATCctccaattacatgctatcgttgtgatttcaggacgttggtggtaatgacacgtgtccagacggttataaccgtctgggtggtgcacgatcatattccttttagaagattactgctgtaatctggtgtgacacctttcGGTGTGCATACAGCtgcataaatcccaagtctgggtaaaatggtatccaagtttggatatttgggcggaagtattgttcttagggtttttaaccctttGCCAATGGAAGGCggcgcaaggattttatgctttcctttaGGCGCGCGACAATCGCTTGTTGATCTCTTCCTTCCTTTTGTAAGACCAGTGCGCGAccgcgcaaggttaaaaggttgaaaggccagttgGTGGTATGGTCTCATATCTTtctatgaggtttttgggaccttaccccttcattCCTGGAACTGCCCttatagctaaggcaccttatcgattagcaccaacagaaatgttagaactgaaaaagcagttagGTGAATTGTTAagtaaaggattcatacaacccagttcatccccttggggagcaccggtgttgttcgtgaaaaagaaggatgggtcgatgcggatgtgtatcgattatagggaattgaataaggttaccattaagaatcgatacccattgcCTAGGATTgctgatcttttcgatcaacttcaaggagctagataCTTCTCTAAaatagatttgcgctccggataccatcagctgaaggtacaggaagaagacatacctaaaacggctttcagaactaggtttggtcactacgagtttacaatcatgccatttgggttgacaaatgctcctgcagcatttatggatatgatgaataggatctgtaaaccgtatttggataaatttgtaattgtcttcattgatgatatacttatttatgccaaattttcgaagtgtgaattttggctacaagaggtgcaatttttaggacacatggtgaatcacggaggcattcacgtagatccctccaagatagaagcaatcacaagttggaaggtcccgcaatcagcTACCGAAGTCCGAAGTTtgtaggattagctggatactataggcgtttcaTCAGAGACTTCTCTAAGATAGTtgttccattaactaagctaacctgtaaaactgttaagtttgaatggggacccaagcaagaagaagcctttagaattctaaagcaaaggttaacaaatgccccaattcttgccttacccgaaggaaccaAAGATTTTGaggtctactgtgatgcttctaaactaggattaggttgtgtgctaatgcaacgcaaaaagg comes from the Helianthus annuus cultivar XRQ/B chromosome 4, HanXRQr2.0-SUNRISE, whole genome shotgun sequence genome and includes:
- the LOC110933500 gene encoding uncharacterized protein LOC110933500 — its product is MKEEDEEKTAFRTDKGIYCYTKMPFGLRNAGATYQRLMDTIFSEDIGKTVEVYMDDLVIMSHEEETMLNNIQRTFDSLRSVNLKLNPTKCSFGMEEGKFLGFIVTKDGFKVNPKKVQTIQLMPSPATVKEMQRLAGRLAALNRFLANHAAKSYPFISTLWNCGNKTPFQWTPEAEAAFKQMKECLIQLPTLTAPKEKEPLILYLSAAEVAVGAVLMVERENIQTPIYYISKMLTGPETRYSMIEKLVLALVHASRRLRRYFSCHVITVLTNYHLGQILSKPDIAGRLAKWAIELGGYNIFYRPRPAIKGQVLADFATEIPVDKIQECEAIQNPTLVFDDRVWTLHTDGASNDDGAGAGLRLVSPDNHELTYAIRLDFQSTNNEAEYEAFLAGLRLALKMGAKNLEANVDSKLVAEQVNGRYDAKGEAMALYLEQARMLINQFQTFKVNHINRSENKHADALSKLAATSFKHLAKEVRIEVLSNPSIHLKQVSVIEMGNPSWMSPIILYLQHGKLPEGKAEARKIQHKAINYEMADSILYRKSFMGPLLRCVDKTDAQYLVREIHEGLCGIHAGPRMVVAKIMSAGYYWPGMHMDAVDLLRRCEACQRHAPKTLRPKNPLIPVTSPWPFQQWGIDLVGPFPDAPGAIRVTIAHYF